The Diadema setosum chromosome 1, eeDiaSeto1, whole genome shotgun sequence genome has a window encoding:
- the LOC140229833 gene encoding E3 ubiquitin-protein ligase synoviolin B-like, which translates to MKGFILTATSFALTATVLGHAYVQKKQFYPSVVYITKSNPSLAVLYLQAFVVVILMGKLFKKVFFGQLRAAEMEHLIERSWYAVTETCLAFTVFRDDFSPRFVAMFTLLLFLKCFHWLAEDRVDYMERSPVISWLFHLRVIMLLAVLGFLDFVFINYAYHSTLTKGASVQLVFGFEYAILLTVIVNVFFKYILHTIDLQSENPWESKAVYMLYTDLILGFIKVFLYTAFVAIMIKIHTFPLFAIRPMYLAMRSFKKAVHDVIMSRRAIRNMNTLYPDATAEDLASTDNICIICREEMVVAEAGAAGGGACKKLPCGHIFHSSCLRSWFQRQQTCPTCRMDVLRLSVAAASQRLRQQQGQGQAGQAAPGGLQQGQQGLAPGQQMQGQGMPPFPPGFPFWMPPFQAGAPFPQPPVPPTPSATQEGSAAPSSTTDGAGTSAAGSTTATPTTPGTSLPNFPPPPVSSAFPFLGFPPMLPFGMPPPMPPPNLSGLSDIELQAMEGMERQHVQARVECLQNIQTLLDAAVIQMQQYTALINRMGIPMTPGSTAATNTTSATTTVPTPTVQTRESSSTAPETLLSTTARTDGAGNELSDLQGAVGFTPPAKDSESLLASAVAAAAAAVEEELVPDEADQNEIRRRRLRKLSETPVSSS; encoded by the exons ATGAAGGGATTCATTCTGACTGCAACCAGTTTTGCATTAACTGCAACTGTTCTAGGCCATGCCTATGTTCAGAAAAAGCAGTTTTACCCGTCTGTTGTGTATATTACAAAGTCAAACCCAAGCTTGGCA GTATTGTATCTTCAGGCATTTGTAGTTGTCATCCTCATGGGCAAGTTATTCAAGAAGGTTTTCTTCGGCCAGCTTCGAGCTGCTGAAATGGAG CACCTGATTGAGAGATCATGGTACGCAGTGACAGAGACTTGCCTGGCCTTTACAGTCTTCAGAGATGACTTCAGTCCCAGATTCGTGGCCATGTTTACACTGCTCCTCTTCCTCAAATGCTTTCACTGGTTGGCAGAAGACCGTGTCGATTAT ATGGAGAGAAGTCCTGTTATATCATGGCTCTTCCATCTCAGAGTCATTA TGCTTCTTGCAGTTCTGGGCTTCCTTGATTTTGTGTTCATCAATTATGCCTACCACAGCACACTCACAAAAGGAGCCTCAGTGCAACTTGTCTTCGGATTTGAG TATGCCATCTTGCTGACAGTGATAGTCAATGTGTTCTTCAAGTACATCCTTCACACCATCGATCTACAGAGCGAGAACCCATGGGAGAGCAAGGCTGTGTATATGCTTTACACAGACCTCATTTTGG GCTTCATCAAGGTGTTCCTGTATACAGCATTTGTGGCCATCATGATTAAGATCCACACCTTCCCACTCTTTGCCATCAGACCCATGTACCTTGCCATGAG ATCTTTCAAGAAGGCCGTCCATGACGTTATCATGTCCAGGAGAGCAATCAGAAACATGAACACACT CTACCCTGATGCCACGGCAGAAGACCTGGCAAGCACCGACAACATCTGCATCATCTGCCGGGAGGAGATGGTAGTTGCCGAGGCAGGGGCCGCCGGAGGGGGTGCCTGTAAGAAGCTCCCCTGTGGTCACATCTTCCATAGCAGCTGTCTCCGCTCCTGGTTCCAGCGCCAGCAGACTTGCCCAACCTGCCGCATGGATGTGCTGCGGCTGTCCGTGGCTGCGGCCAGTCAGCGGCTAAGGCAGCAGCAGGGTCAGGGGCAGGCAGGCCAAGCAGCCCCCGGTGGGCTTCAACAGGGACAGCAGGGTTTGGCCCCAGGCCAGCAAATGCAGGGACAAG GAATGCCCCCCTTTCCTCCGGGTTTCCCATTCTGGATGCCTCCGTTCCAGGCCGGGGCACCCTTCCCTCAACCACCCGTGCCTCCCACACCCTCTGCTACTCAGGAGGGATCAGCTGCTCCCTCCTCTACGACAGATGGAGCTGGAACAAGTGCAG CAGGTAGCACGACGGCCACACCCACAACTCCAGGAACCTCCCTTCCAAACTTTCCCCCACCTCCTGTCTCCAGCGCATTCCCCTTTTTGGGCTTCCCCCCTATGCTGCCATTTG GCATGCCACCTCCAATGCCCCCTCCCAACCTTAGCGGCTTGTCGGACATTGAGCTGCAGGCCATGGAAGGTATGGAGCGACAACATGTCCAGGCTAGAGTGGAGTGTCTCCAGAACATCCAGACGCTACTCGACGCTGCCGTTATCCAAATGCAACAATACACTGCCCTCATCAATCGCATGGG GATTCCAATGACCCCAGGGTCAACAGCTGCAACGAACACAACGTCTGCAACAACAACTGTCCCCACCCCAACTGTACAGACAAGGGAGTCATCCTCCACTGCACCAGAGACGCTGTTATCAACTACAGCCAGAACTGATGGGGCAGGTAATG AATTATCTGACCTGCAAGGAGCTGTTGGGTTCACTCCACCGGCCAAGGACTCAGAAAGTCTCCTGGCCTcagctgttgctgctgctgctgctgccgtGGAGGAGGAACTTGTCCCAGATGAGGCCGACCAGAACGAGATTCGCAGGAGGCGGTTACGGAAGCTCAGTGAAACCCCGGTCTCCTCCTCCTGA